From Stigmatopora argus isolate UIUO_Sarg chromosome 14, RoL_Sarg_1.0, whole genome shotgun sequence, the proteins below share one genomic window:
- the pdxdc1 gene encoding pyridoxal-dependent decarboxylase domain-containing protein 1, with protein MVDTPLAQVGKNLTEAMRILEDGQRVLEQRTDVSLFSRTNIPGPLQIDGQDVASILQLVHSLIHEEEGDENPKPHGMQNVGEQGHMALLGHSLAAYISVLKREQLRKLTTRIVSDTTLWLCRLFRYENASAYFHEDDREGVVKVLRLAINANYEDYASEGYAVLTSKQPIIYQSASGRPELGPHMCNQLGLPLSSLCTVPCNTLFGSQHQMDIALLENLIKEDLESGKLPLLLIANAGTPVAGHTDKLGRLRDLCDQYKMWLHVEGVNLATLVLGETTSVMEATKSDSMTLTPGPWLGLPAVTAVTLYRHEDPALSLAAGLTSSQPVEKLRALPLWLSLQHLGNGGIIQKIRHATLLSQELLQQLKSVSFIKTLVEDEFNSPVVLLRFSHKLSAVSSSGSGDAYCAGEKDTLDVFNKWLADQLAQTIPASGVDVAELEDEGTCVRFSPLLTASDLGTQSEDVDDLVTKLLELVPLMASTMAFSQDFKEELRKHSPYLRYIEEHGWPGLGAVRFEPQVEGIDDSRREKELKKINTELLKKLQELDTDITFSTGLDFGSEKDCIFISMVADDVDVAELVETIAMLGRDIEENGRLLENMTEVVRKGIREAELELLKANDERLMEEGMLRQLPVVGSVLNWFSPVQTSVKGRTFNLAAGSLDSTEGTYSTKAQAGRPPLKDSPILSTERLQGQKLFRRSGTASDSCDHSSIGQCEESIGVDPSVSINSPEDDSACQLIPEEKQDCCLENQDEQVEDKAILEERKLEGQEGQTPP; from the exons ATGGTAGACACCCCACTTGCTCAAGTTGGCAAGAACTTGACTGAAGCCATGCGGATCTTGGAAGATGGGCAACG ggtgctggagcagaGAACAGATGTCTCCCTCTTCAGTAGAACCAACATACCTGGCCCATTGCAGATAGA CGGTCAGGATGTTGCCTCCATATTGCAGCTTGTTCATAGCCTCATTCATGAAGAAGAGGGAGATGAAAATCCAAAGCCACA TGGGATGCAAAACGTTGGTGAACAAGGTCACATGGCACTACTGGGTCACAGTCTGGCAGCCTACATTTCTGTGCTGAAAAGAGAGCAACTGCGGAAGCTAACCACTCGAATCGTGTCCGATACCACGCTTTGGCTTTGTCGACTCTTCAG ATATGAGAATGCTTCCGCATACTTCCATGAAGATGACAGAGAAGGCGTGGTCAAAGTACTTCGACTGGCCATCAACGCTAACTATGAGGATTATGCTTCTGAAGGCTACGCTGTCCTCACCTCGAAGCAGCCAATCATCTACCAGAGTGCATCGGGCAGACCTGAGCTGGGACCGCACATGTGCAACCAG CTTGGCCTGCCTCTCTCCAGTTTGTGTACAGTCCCATGCAACACTCTTTTCGGATCCCAACATCAAATG GACATTGCGTTGTTGGAAAATCTAATCAAAGAAGATTTAGAAAGTGGAAAGCTTCCTTTGTTGTTAATCGCTAATGCAG gtacCCCTGTGGCTGGTCATACTGATAAGTTGGGGCGCCTTAGGGACTTGTGTGATCAGTACAAAATGTGGCTTCATGTGGAGGG GGTAAATCTTGCGACACTGGTGCTGGGTGAGACAACATCTGTAATG GAAGCAACCAAAAGTGACAGTATGACGCTCACGCCAGGTCCCTGGCTGGGACTGCCAGCTGTGACTGCTGTCACTCTCTATAGACATGAAGACCCTGCACTG TCTCTGGCTGCTGGTCTGACTTCTAGTCAGCCTGTCGAGAAGCTGCGAGCGTTACCTCTTTGGTTGTCCTTGCAGCACCTTGGTAATGGTGGAATCATTCAAAAGATAAGACATGCCACCCTGCTG AGTCAAGAATTGCTACAGCAGCTCAAATCTGTGAGCTTCATCAAAACATTG GTCGAGGATGAATTCAACTCTCCTGTGGTTCTACTCAGGTTTTCCCACAAATTGAGTGCAG TATCCAGCAGTGGTTCAGGCGACGCTTACTGTGCCGGAGAGAAGGATACACTTGACGTCTTCAATAAATGG cTCGCCGATCAGCTCGCCCAGACAATCCCTGCCAGCGGTGTTGATGTTGCAGAGCTTGAAGATGAAGGCACTTGTGTGCGTTTCAGTCCGCTCCTAACAGCTTCAG attTGGGGACTCAATCTGAAGATGTTGACGACTTAGTTACGAAGTTGTTAGAGCTGGTGCCTTTGATGGCCTCCACAATGGCCTTCAGCCAAGACTTTAAAGAGGAGCTTCGCAAGCACTCGCCCTACCTCAGATACATTGAAGAACATGGCTGGCCAGGTCTAGGAGCTGTCCG ATTTGAGCCTCAGGTGGAGGGAATTGATGATAGCAGGAGAGAAAAGGaattgaagaaaataaacacTGAACTGCTGAAGAAACTACAAGAGCTAGACACTGACATTACCTTCTCCACTG GCCTGGACTTTGGCAGCGAGAAGGACTGCATTTTTATAAGCATGGTAGCAGATGACGTTGATGTTGCAGAGCTAGTGGAAACGATAGCAATGCTGGGTCGAGACATTGAGGAGAATGGAAGA CTACTGGAGAACATGACAGAGGTGGTGAGAAAAGGCATCCGAGAGGCAGAGCTGGAATTGCTAAAAGCCAATGATGAGAGACTTATGGAGGAG GGCATGCTAAGACAACTTCCTGTGGTCGGCTCTGTTTTAAACTGGTTTTCTCCTGTTCAAACCTCAGTCAAAGGGAGGACCTTCAACCTGGCGGCAG GTTCCTTAGACTCAACAGAGGGGACATACTCCACCAAAGCCCAGGCAGGCAGACCACCCCTCAAAGACTCTCCCATCTTGTCAACAGAGAGATTGCAAG GTCAGAAGTTGTTTCGGCGCTCAGGTACAGCCTCCGACTCCTGTGACCACAGCTCAATTGGACAATGTGAGGAGTCGATTGGAGTCGACCCGTCCGTTTCTATAAATTCACCAGAGGATGACTCTGCGTGTCAACTCATTCCGGAAGAAAAACAGGATTGTTGTCTGGAAAATCAGGATGAGCAGGTGGAAGATAAAGCAATCTTGGAGGAGCGGAAGCTTGAAGGCCAAGAGGGCCAGACGCCCCCGTAA
- the gspt1l gene encoding G1 to S phase transition 1, like, with the protein MDPRDTAPDSWEQEDDAEATIDGQLESAFTSLNVNARPFVPNVNAAEFVPTFAMKAHPEHLDSTVPLENGDTEMTPEEPWDQKEAEPNEEEPGGGCCGDRGPAVTATTEEMGTDMVEEEEETPAPKGPTTQSDAPKKEHINVVFIGHVDAGKSTIGGQIMYLTGMVDKRTLEKYEREAKEKNRETWYLSWALDTNQEERDKGKTVEVGRAYFETDKKHFTILDAPGHKSFVPNMIGGASQADLAVLVISARKGEFETGFEKGGQTREHAMLAKTAGVKHLIVLVNKMDDPTVNWSLERYEECKEKLVPFLKKVGFNPKKDIHFMPCSGLTGANLKEPTDMCSWYIGLPFIPHLDSLPHFNRSSDGPTRLPIVDKYKDMGTVILGKLESGSIGKAQQLVMMPNRHVVEVLSLLSDEMETDDAGPGENLKLRLKGIEEEEILPGFILCNAENLCHSGRTFDAQIVIIEHKSIICPGYNAVLHIHTCIEEVQITALICLVDKKSGEKSKTRPRFVKQDQVCIARLRTAGTICLETFKDFPQMGRFTLRDEGKTIAIGKVLKLVAERD; encoded by the exons ATGGACCCGAGAGACACTGCCCCCGATTCCTGGGAACAAGAGGACGATGCGGAGGCCACGATCGACGGACAGCTTGAATCTGCTTTCACCAGCTTAAACGTGAATGCCAGACCCTTTGTTCCCAATGTGAACGCCGCCGAGTTTGTCCCGACATTTGCCATGAAAGCACACCCGGAACATCTCGATTCAACGG TTCCGTTGGAGAATGGTGACACAGAGATGACCCCAGAGGAACCATGGGACCAAAAAGAAGCCGAACCAAACGAGGAAGAGCCAGGAGGCGGGTGCTGTGGTGACCGTGGTCCAGCAGTAACAGCGACAACTGAAGAGATGGGGACAGACAtggtggaagaagaagaggaaacgCCCGCGCCCAAAGGTCCCACCACGCAGTCGGATGCCCCGAAAAAGGAACACATCAATGTCGTGTTTATCGGACATGTAG ATGCTGGAAAATCCACCATTGGCGGACAAATCAT GTATCTCACGGGCATGGTAGATAAGAGAACCTTGGAAAAGTATGAGAGGGAGGCAAAAGAGAAGAACCGAGAAACCTG GTATCTTTCTTGGGCTTTGGACACAAATCAAGAGGAGAGGGACAAGGGCAAGACGGTAGAAGTGGGCAGAGCGTACTTTGAGACAGACAAAAAGCACTTTACCATCTTAGATGCACCAGGCCACAAGAGCTTTGTTCCCAACATGATTGGAGGTGCATCGCAAGCTGACCTGGCTGTGCTG GTTATCTCTGCCAGAAAAGGCGAGTTTGAAACCGGTTTTGAAAAAGGCGGCCAGACGAGAGAGCACGCCATGTTGGCCAAAACCGCAGGTGTCAAGCACCTGATTGTTCTGGTGAATAAAATGGATGACCCCACAGTCAACTGGAGCCTAGAAAG GTATGAAGAATGTAAGGAGAAACTTGTGCCATTTTTGAAGAAGGTGGGCTTCAACCCCAAAAAAGACATTCATTTTATGCCATGTTCGGGATTAACGGGGGCCAATCTGAAGGAACCCACTGATATGTGCTCCTGGTACAT AGGTTTACCGTTTATTCCACACCTGGACAGTTTGCCACATTTTAACAGATCAAGTGATGGCCCAACCAGATTGCCCATTGTAGACAAATACAAG GACATGGGCACTGTGATTCTCGGCAAACTCGAGTCAGGCTCAATCGGCAAAGCACAACAGCTTGTCATGATGCCTAACAGG CACGTGGTGGAGGTGTTGAGCCTCCTGTCCGATGAGATGGAGACGGACGATGCAGGACCTGGGGAAAATCTCAAATTGAGATTAAAGGGCATTGAAGAGGAGGAAATTCTTCCTGGTTTTATCCTATGTAATGCAGAGAACCTCTGCCATTCTGGGCGGACCTTCGATGCCCAG ATTGTCATCATAGAACACAAATCCATCATCTGTCCTGGTTATAATGCTGTCCTTCACATTCACACGTGCATTGAAGAGGTGCAGATTACG GCCTTAATCTGTCTGGTAGACAAAAAGTCGGGGGAGAAGAGTAAGACACGGCCGCGATTTGTGAAACAAGATCAAGTCTGCATCGCACGTTTGCGCACAGCAGGAACCATTTGCCTCGAGACCTTTAAAGACTTTCCTCAGATGGGACGGTTTACCTTACGAGATGAAG GAAAGACCATCGCCATCGGTAAAGTGCTGAAGCTGGTTGCGGAGCGGGACTGA
- the LOC144088852 gene encoding transmembrane protein 238 produces the protein MEPAYRGLGRCVCCFWLAVAFDVVGLLVLLLGVFVDVFFYDLLIYAGAIVIFLSLVWWVFWYSGNIEVLSAELEDDVGLTKKDKGGIGKAVRRLSNRLAGSIRSSVRRNGGTATGSLNRQGGGARRSAAAVAAAPRLEQVVVALATLKPIDERLHTCGSSVDHDDVEMPSTATESAPT, from the coding sequence ATGGAACCAGCGTACCGGGGTCTGGGTCGCTGTGTTTGCTGTTTCTGGCTCGCTGTGGCCTTCGACGTGGTGGGACTGCTCGTCCTTCTCCTTGGAGTCTTCGTCGACGTCTTCTTCTACGACCTGCTCATCTATGCCGGTGCCATCGTCATCTTCCTCAGCCTCGTTTGGTGGGTCTTTTGGTACTCTGGTAACATAGAAGTACTTTCTGCCGAACTCGAGGATGACGTGGGACTAACCAAGAAGGACAAGGGGGGCATCGGCAAGGCGGTCCGGCGGCTCTCCAACCGCCTGGCTGGGAGCATAAGGAGCTCCGTGCGCAGGAACGGAGGCACGGCGACGGGTAGCCTCAACCGGCAGGGAGGAGGAGCGCGGAGGTCGGCAGCGGCCGTGGCTGCGGCTCCGCGTTTGGAGCAGGTGGTCGTTGCCCTGGCGACCCTCAAGCCTATTGATGAACGTTTACACACTTGTGGCTCTTCGGTGGACCACGACGATGTGGAGATGCCATCCACAGCAACAGAAAGCGCACCCACGTAG
- the rrn3 gene encoding RNA polymerase I-specific transcription initiation factor RRN3, with product MDIGNRDFLNTPPLKIVRFGGSVTETLAKYKQGDVNDYELLKHQLADPEIKDAQIITWIQELRSCVTQLTKEHEQLIYTVLKLPWLGRSQAVVDEYMAFLSNLVSAQTVFLCGCLKMVASHFIPARVAICEGGVEFSDSDDEGENLPRKFNLCHQALQLIARYVPSTSQFLVPVLQDRFPFVQQSSKTLECYVHNLLRVTVYIPTIRRDVLEIVVGQMLKLDVSASRSCIEEAEENALQSQRAGSSTEEALFDMDEDLPSDQPPRVGVTAHPMAERLDSLMSVLLAYIKDICHVNETLHIDRTKELYRDVLTVFDKLILPTHALCHVQYVLFYLCSFRLALAEAFLEHLWKILQNPSQPAVLRQAAAGYMGSFLARAKFIPVVTARACLDLLVSWVQRYIDSQDSKERQACCDISLHGPFYAACQAVFYIVIFRHAAILAGNMKKGLEYLQHLNLERVVMCQLNPLKVCLPAVANLFAAITRKYQIVFCYTIIERNNRRNLPVVRSSVGGDCVSTNTNPLDCFFPYDPYMLKRSGSLIEPLYQVWEEPADSEVVNTKTLAQDSKEDDFLCGEGGHADAIMGMTPSSLDSNPNIGSPPVTFQRH from the exons ATGGATATAGGAAATCGTGATTTTCTTAACACTCCTCCTTTAAAGATTGTCAGATTTGGGGGCAGTGTCACGGAAACGTTAGCCAAGTATAAACAG GGAGACGTGAATGACTATGAACTGTTGAAGCATCAACTGGCAGACCCTGAGATAAAG GATGCACAGATTATTACATGGATCCAAGAATTGCGGAGTTGCGTCACTCAGCTCACCAAAGAACATGAACAGCTCATCTACACTGTCTTG AAGCTTCCATGGCTGGGGCGGAGCCAGGCCGTTGTGGACGAGTACATGGCCTTCCTTAGCAACCTGGTTTCTGCGCAGACCGTCTTCCTCTGCGGGTGTCTCAAAATGGTTGCCTCCCACTTTATACCAG CGAGAGTAGCCATCTGTGAAGGAGGAGTGGAATTCTCGGATTCGGATGATGAAGGCGAAA ATCTTCCCCGAAAATTCAACCTGTGCCATCAGGCCTTGCAGCTCATCGCCAGATATGTCCCATC gaCAAGTCAATTTCTGGTGCCTGTTTTGCAAGACCGCTTTCCTTTTGTTCAACAGTCCTCCAAAACCCTG GAGTGTTACGTCCACAACCTCCTAAGAGTGACTGTTTACATACCAACTATTCGACGGGACGTGCTGGAGATCGTCGTGGGACAGATGCTCAAACTGGAT GTGAGTGCATCGCGCTCATGTATTGAAGAGGCTGAAGAAAATGCGTTACAAAGCCAGCGGGCAGGCAGCTCCACTGAAGAGGCCCTCTTTGATATG gatgAGGACCTGCCGTCAGATCAGCCCCCCCGTGTGGGAGTCACAGCACACCCAATGGCCGAGAGGCTCGATTCACTCATGAGCGTGTTGTTGGCATACATCAAGGATATCTGTCACGTCAACG AGACTCTCCACATAGACAGGACAAAAGAACTGTATCGGGACGTCTTGACCGTGTTTGATAAGCTGATCTTGCCCACGCATGCCTTGTGCCACGTCCAGTACGTGCTCTTTTACCTGTGCAGCTTCAGACTG GCCTTGGCTGAAGCTTTCCTGGAGCATTTGTGGAAGATTCTGCAGAATCCATCCCAGCCCGCTGTTCTCCGCCAAGCAGCCGCGGGCTACATGGGGAGCTTTCTGGCCCGAGCCAAGTTCATCCCTGTGGt CACGGCGCGAGCGTGTCTCGACTTACTGGTCTCGTGGGTCCAGCGCTACATCGACAGCCAGGACTCCAAAGAGCGGCAGGCCTGCTGTGACATCAGCCTGCACGGACCTTTCTACGCCGCCTGCCAGGCTGTCTTTTACATAGTGATCTTCAGACACGCAGCCATTCTGGCAGGCAACATGAAGAAAG GCTTGGAGTACCTCCAGCATTTAAACCTGGAAAGAGTGGTCATGTGTCAACTGAACCCGCTTAAAGTGTGTCTTCCTGCCGTCGCAAACCTCTTTGCCGCCATCACCAG GAAATATCAAATCGTGTTCTGCTACACCATCATTGAGAGGAACAACCGCCGCAATCTACCTGTGGTGCGCAGCTCTGTGGGAGGCGACTGCGTGAGCACCAACACCAACCCACTGGATTGCTTCTTTCCTTATGACCCCTACATGTTGAAAAG GTCTGGCTCGCTCATAGAGCCCCTCTATCAGGTGTGGGAGGAACCTGCAGACTCGGAGGTGGTCAACACTAAAACACTTGCACAG GATTCAAAAGAAGACGATTTCCTGTGCGGGGAAGGCGGCCACGCTGATGCCATCATGGGAATGACTCCCAGCTCCTTGGACTCGAACCCTAATATCGGCTCACCCCCCGTCACTTTCCAGAGACATTGA